The Microbacterium sp. KUDC0406 genome includes a window with the following:
- a CDS encoding gamma carbonic anhydrase family protein, translating to MIYEHLGARPRIHETAVVARSAVISGDVTIGENCQVLHGAVITAEGGPITLGEHVIVMENALIRATAANPVHIADHVLVGPMASISGATIAEEVFLATGVRIFNGAVIRERSEVRINGVVHLRTTLPPETVVPIGWVAVGDPLRILSPDRHEEIWEAQHELDFPGYVFGVDRSTPDLMVQLTERYARSLARHGGDREV from the coding sequence ATGATCTATGAGCACCTCGGGGCTCGACCCCGCATCCATGAGACAGCCGTCGTCGCACGCTCCGCCGTGATCTCGGGCGACGTCACGATCGGCGAGAACTGTCAGGTGCTGCACGGCGCCGTGATCACCGCCGAGGGCGGCCCGATCACCCTCGGCGAGCACGTGATCGTGATGGAGAACGCACTGATCCGCGCCACGGCGGCGAACCCCGTGCACATCGCAGACCACGTGCTCGTGGGCCCGATGGCGAGCATCTCCGGTGCGACGATCGCCGAGGAGGTGTTCCTCGCCACCGGCGTGCGCATCTTCAACGGCGCCGTGATCCGGGAGCGCAGCGAGGTGCGGATCAACGGCGTGGTGCATCTGCGCACCACGCTGCCGCCGGAGACGGTGGTGCCGATCGGCTGGGTCGCGGTCGGCGACCCGCTCCGCATCCTCTCGCCCGATCGGCACGAGGAGATCTGGGAGGCGCAGCACGAGCTCGACTTCCCCGGATACGTCTTCGGAGTGGATCGTTCCACGCCCGATCTGATGGTGCAGCTCACCGAGCGCTACGCCCGGTCGCTCGCCCGGCACGGTGGCGACCGCGAGGTCTGA
- a CDS encoding alpha/beta hydrolase — protein MPVVPFVPLVLDPDGVTYAHGPDSEPRLDVRPGTVREFVIDDSRAYPGTVRRIWVHTAATHDPSSPAAVMLFNDGWWYLDPGGDVRTGIVLDNLAAQHAIPPMIGVFVDPGVVPDSATPKNRNDEYDPGDARYADFLLHEVLPSVAQDLALGGGIGICGGSSGGNAAFTAAWHRPDAIARVIAFNPSFAQIPGGNPYPALLADGETRRIRTFLHAAHHDIGWNEREANWFAESLETAAAMARSGHDVRLVVGDGGHSPNHGGVLLPDALRWLWR, from the coding sequence ATGCCCGTCGTCCCGTTCGTGCCGCTCGTCCTCGATCCGGACGGCGTCACGTACGCGCACGGCCCCGACTCGGAACCGCGGCTGGATGTGCGCCCCGGCACCGTCCGGGAGTTCGTGATCGATGACAGTCGCGCCTACCCCGGAACCGTCCGGCGCATCTGGGTGCACACCGCTGCCACACACGACCCGTCGTCGCCGGCGGCAGTGATGCTGTTCAACGACGGGTGGTGGTACCTGGATCCGGGCGGTGACGTGCGCACCGGCATCGTGCTGGACAACCTCGCCGCGCAGCACGCGATCCCTCCGATGATCGGCGTGTTCGTCGATCCCGGCGTGGTCCCGGATTCGGCGACGCCGAAGAACCGCAACGACGAGTACGACCCGGGTGACGCCCGCTACGCCGACTTCCTGCTCCACGAGGTGCTCCCGAGCGTTGCGCAGGATCTGGCGCTCGGCGGCGGCATCGGGATCTGCGGCGGCAGCTCGGGCGGAAACGCAGCCTTCACCGCCGCCTGGCACCGGCCCGACGCGATCGCGCGGGTGATCGCGTTCAATCCGAGCTTCGCGCAGATCCCCGGCGGCAACCCCTACCCCGCTCTGCTCGCCGACGGCGAGACGCGGCGGATCCGCACGTTCCTGCACGCCGCGCACCACGACATCGGATGGAACGAGCGCGAAGCGAACTGGTTCGCCGAGTCGCTCGAGACCGCGGCCGCGATGGCCCGCTCGGGGCATGACGTCCGCCTGGTCGTCGGCGACGGCGGGCACAGCCCGAACCACGGCGGCGTGCTGCTGCCCGACGC